A genomic segment from Roseibium algicola encodes:
- the plsY gene encoding glycerol-3-phosphate 1-O-acyltransferase PlsY — protein sequence MPEPISWAFAWPYYLAALAFGYLLGSIPFGLLFTRMAGLGDIRQIGSGNIGTTNVLRTGRKSLAAATLLGDGLKGTVAVLIVNHFYGQEMALIAGLGAFLGHLFPVWLKFKGGKGVATYLGILLGLYWPMFLLAAGIWIGMAFLFRYSSLSALTATLLTPIVLYLVFHQVQIAQMFVLLSVLLWAKHHENIGRLLRGEESKIGSKSKPAANASSPPGDESA from the coding sequence GTGCCAGAACCGATCAGCTGGGCCTTTGCCTGGCCCTACTATCTCGCCGCCCTCGCCTTCGGCTATCTGCTCGGTTCGATTCCCTTCGGCCTGCTGTTCACGCGCATGGCCGGGCTTGGAGACATCCGCCAAATCGGCTCGGGCAACATCGGCACCACCAACGTTCTGCGCACCGGCCGCAAATCTCTGGCAGCTGCCACGTTGCTGGGGGATGGATTGAAGGGCACCGTTGCCGTTCTGATCGTCAATCACTTCTACGGCCAGGAAATGGCTCTTATCGCCGGCCTTGGGGCGTTTCTCGGGCATCTCTTCCCGGTGTGGCTGAAGTTCAAGGGCGGCAAGGGTGTAGCAACCTACCTCGGCATTCTGCTTGGCCTCTATTGGCCGATGTTCCTGCTCGCGGCTGGCATCTGGATCGGTATGGCCTTCCTGTTCCGTTATTCGTCTCTGTCGGCACTGACGGCTACCCTGCTGACCCCGATCGTGCTCTATCTCGTTTTCCATCAGGTCCAGATAGCTCAGATGTTCGTCTTGCTGTCGGTGCTGCTATGGGCCAAGCATCACGAAAACATTGGGCGGCTTCTGCGCGGGGAAGAAAGCAAGATCGGCTCGAAATCCAAACCGGCGGCCAATGCTTCGTCTCCGCCCGGCGATGAAAGCGCGTGA
- the dprA gene encoding DNA-processing protein DprA, producing the protein MNRVSENITPGNLSEAERLAWLRLIRSENVGPVTFAELLKHAGSAQRALELLPDLARRGGKASRICPLEDAEAELDAHGRIGARLIGLHEPDYPQHLRHIDGPPPLLSVKGGTSALTRERMIAIVGARNASLSGRKLATRFAQGLGAEGFSIVSGLARGIDAAAHEASLQTGTIAVFAGGINVLYPPEHDRLLAAVLDTGGAVISEMPLGWKPRSRDFPRRNRLISGLSLGVIVIEAAKASGSLHTARYALEQNRDIFAVPGSPLDPRSEGANGLIRQGAALVSTADDVLEGLGGRLAPTLPFGRQFREESETAPLSRSEPDGKLRDRVLAALGPTPVDMDELIRFADGDARSVHVVLLELELAGRLERHRGNKISALM; encoded by the coding sequence GTGAACCGCGTTTCTGAAAATATAACTCCCGGAAACCTCTCCGAGGCGGAACGTCTGGCGTGGCTTCGCCTAATACGATCGGAAAACGTCGGTCCCGTTACATTCGCGGAACTTCTGAAACATGCTGGCTCCGCTCAACGAGCGCTGGAGCTGCTTCCCGATCTTGCAAGGCGCGGCGGCAAGGCTAGCCGGATTTGTCCGCTTGAAGACGCTGAAGCCGAGCTGGATGCCCATGGGCGGATCGGGGCCCGTTTGATTGGCCTGCATGAACCCGACTATCCGCAACATCTTCGACATATCGACGGTCCGCCGCCGCTCCTGTCCGTCAAGGGCGGCACCTCCGCGCTGACCCGGGAACGGATGATTGCGATCGTCGGTGCCCGCAACGCTTCGCTTTCTGGCAGAAAACTTGCGACACGATTTGCACAGGGGCTTGGGGCAGAAGGCTTTTCAATCGTGTCCGGCCTCGCCCGCGGGATCGATGCTGCCGCCCATGAAGCCTCACTACAAACAGGTACCATCGCCGTGTTTGCGGGAGGCATAAATGTGCTCTACCCGCCGGAACACGACAGGTTGCTTGCTGCCGTTCTCGACACAGGAGGCGCCGTCATCAGCGAGATGCCTCTTGGCTGGAAACCCCGCAGCCGGGATTTTCCCCGGCGCAACCGGCTGATTTCAGGCCTGTCTCTGGGGGTCATCGTTATCGAAGCCGCCAAGGCCTCCGGCTCTCTTCATACCGCTCGTTATGCTCTTGAGCAGAACAGGGACATTTTCGCCGTACCGGGTTCCCCCCTGGATCCGCGTTCGGAAGGTGCCAACGGCTTGATCCGGCAGGGTGCGGCACTTGTCTCGACCGCCGACGATGTGCTGGAAGGCCTTGGTGGTCGACTGGCACCAACCCTTCCCTTTGGCAGGCAGTTCCGCGAAGAGAGCGAAACCGCCCCTCTTTCCCGCTCCGAACCGGATGGAAAGCTGCGTGACCGCGTCCTTGCGGCGCTTGGTCCAACCCCTGTGGACATGGATGAATTGATACGCTTTGCGGATGGTGATGCGAGGTCGGTTCACGTCGTGCTGCTGGAACTCGAACTTGCCGGACGCCTCGAAAGACACCGCGGCAACAAAATCTCCGCTTTGATGTAA
- the topA gene encoding type I DNA topoisomerase gives MNVVIVESPAKAKTINKYLGSDYTVLASYGHVRDLPAKDGSVLPDDNFAMSWQVDAKAQKRLSEIANAVKDADRLILATDPDREGEAISWHVLEVLQKKKVLKDKQVERVVFNAITKKAILEAMDNPRQLDTPLVDAYLARRALDYLVGFTLSPVLWRKLPGARSAGRVQSVALRLICDREMEIETFKPQEYWSIFANMKTPTGDMFQAGVTGFDGKKIGRLDINNEAEATAIKTMLESASFKVDSVASKPAKRNPAAPFTTSTLQQEASRKLGFSASRTMQVAQKLYEGISIGGETSGLITYMRTDGVQIAGEAIAAARSVIAKDFGDNYVPESPRVYTSKAKNAQEAHEAIRPTDLSRRPKDVARFLDPDQAKLYELVWKRTMASQMESAVLERTTIEILADGSGKRANLRATGSVVRFDGFLALYQEGRDDEEDENSKRLPAVDEGAALTAASVDGTAQAIEASQHFTTPPPRYTEASLVKKMEELGIGRPSTYASTLQTLRDRDYVELDKKQLVPMDKGRIVTAFLESFFQRYVEFDFTASLEEQLDKISAGELSWLDVLRDFWTGFSGAVDEIKDLRVAHVIDALNELLGPHIFPPKEDGTDPRKCPSCDTGQLSLKVSRWGAFIGCSNYPECGFTRQLGKPSGEDGEGDDGPKVLGTDPETGLDVSLRNGRFGPYVQLGEEAKPKRASLPRGWSAPDMDLEKALQLLSLPREVGPHPEDGKMISAGIGRYGPFVLHEGTYANLSTPDEVFSVGINRAVDALAQKRAKGGGRGGAAATPLKELGDHPSEGGPINVYDGRYGPYVKHGKINATLPKDTDPKAVTMEQALELIAAKASKGGTKKKAAAKKPAAKKTATKKTATKKTTAKSSAKAKVDASSEEVPWDDAS, from the coding sequence ATGAACGTCGTCATTGTCGAATCGCCGGCGAAAGCCAAGACGATCAACAAATATCTCGGTTCCGACTATACGGTGCTGGCTTCCTACGGCCATGTGCGAGATCTGCCGGCCAAGGACGGCTCGGTGCTGCCGGACGACAATTTCGCCATGAGCTGGCAAGTGGATGCGAAGGCGCAGAAACGGCTGAGCGAAATCGCCAATGCGGTCAAGGATGCCGACCGCCTCATTCTCGCGACTGACCCTGACCGCGAAGGGGAAGCAATTTCGTGGCACGTTCTGGAAGTGCTGCAAAAGAAGAAGGTGCTGAAGGACAAGCAGGTCGAGCGCGTGGTTTTCAACGCGATCACCAAGAAGGCGATCCTGGAAGCGATGGACAATCCGCGCCAGCTGGATACGCCGCTGGTCGATGCCTATCTCGCCCGCCGAGCACTGGATTACCTGGTCGGTTTCACCCTGTCTCCGGTCCTGTGGCGCAAGCTGCCCGGTGCCCGTTCCGCCGGGCGCGTGCAGTCTGTCGCATTGCGGCTGATCTGCGACCGGGAAATGGAAATCGAAACCTTCAAGCCGCAAGAATACTGGTCGATCTTCGCCAACATGAAGACACCGACCGGGGACATGTTCCAGGCTGGCGTGACCGGTTTTGACGGCAAGAAAATCGGCCGTCTCGACATCAACAACGAAGCGGAAGCCACCGCGATCAAGACGATGCTGGAAAGTGCCAGCTTCAAGGTCGACAGCGTGGCTTCCAAGCCTGCGAAGCGCAATCCGGCGGCGCCGTTCACGACCTCCACCCTGCAGCAGGAAGCCTCACGCAAACTCGGGTTTTCCGCATCGCGCACCATGCAGGTGGCGCAGAAGCTTTATGAGGGCATTTCAATCGGTGGCGAGACTTCCGGTCTCATCACCTATATGCGTACCGACGGCGTTCAGATTGCCGGCGAAGCGATCGCTGCCGCCCGCTCCGTAATCGCCAAGGATTTCGGTGACAATTACGTTCCGGAAAGCCCGCGCGTCTATACCTCCAAGGCAAAGAACGCCCAGGAAGCACACGAAGCGATCCGGCCAACGGACCTTTCGCGTCGCCCGAAGGATGTCGCCCGGTTCCTGGATCCGGACCAGGCCAAACTTTATGAGCTTGTGTGGAAACGGACCATGGCCTCTCAGATGGAGTCGGCCGTTCTGGAACGGACCACCATTGAGATTCTCGCCGACGGTTCCGGTAAACGCGCCAATCTGCGTGCCACTGGCTCCGTCGTCCGCTTTGACGGTTTTCTTGCGCTTTACCAGGAAGGCCGGGACGACGAGGAAGACGAGAACTCCAAGCGTCTACCAGCGGTCGATGAAGGTGCCGCGCTGACGGCTGCCTCTGTCGACGGGACCGCACAAGCCATCGAAGCCTCGCAGCATTTCACGACACCGCCGCCGCGCTACACCGAAGCGAGCCTGGTCAAGAAGATGGAAGAGCTTGGCATCGGCCGGCCGTCCACCTATGCCTCGACGCTCCAGACCCTGCGCGACCGTGACTATGTCGAACTCGACAAGAAGCAGCTTGTTCCGATGGACAAGGGCCGCATTGTTACCGCGTTCCTGGAAAGCTTCTTCCAGCGCTATGTCGAATTCGACTTCACAGCGAGCCTGGAAGAACAGCTCGACAAGATTTCCGCAGGCGAGCTTTCCTGGCTCGACGTGCTACGTGATTTCTGGACCGGGTTCTCCGGCGCGGTCGATGAAATCAAGGACCTGCGCGTTGCCCATGTCATCGACGCGCTGAACGAGCTGCTCGGGCCGCATATCTTCCCGCCGAAGGAGGATGGCACCGATCCGCGCAAGTGCCCGTCCTGCGACACAGGTCAGCTATCGCTCAAGGTCAGCCGCTGGGGCGCTTTCATCGGCTGCTCCAACTATCCCGAGTGCGGCTTTACACGGCAGCTCGGCAAGCCGAGCGGTGAAGACGGCGAAGGTGACGACGGCCCGAAGGTTCTCGGCACCGATCCGGAAACCGGCCTTGACGTTTCCCTGCGCAACGGCCGCTTCGGCCCCTATGTTCAGCTGGGCGAGGAAGCCAAGCCGAAACGAGCCTCCCTGCCCCGTGGCTGGTCCGCACCGGACATGGATCTGGAAAAGGCGCTACAGCTTCTGTCGCTGCCACGCGAGGTGGGGCCACACCCGGAAGACGGCAAGATGATCTCGGCCGGTATCGGTCGCTACGGGCCCTTCGTGCTGCATGAAGGCACCTATGCCAACCTGTCCACACCAGACGAAGTGTTCTCCGTCGGCATCAACCGTGCTGTCGATGCTCTTGCGCAGAAACGCGCCAAGGGTGGTGGACGCGGCGGTGCAGCGGCAACGCCGCTGAAGGAGCTTGGCGATCATCCGTCCGAAGGTGGCCCGATCAATGTTTATGACGGGCGCTATGGGCCTTACGTCAAGCACGGCAAGATCAACGCCACGCTACCGAAGGACACCGACCCCAAGGCCGTGACGATGGAACAGGCGCTGGAGCTGATCGCGGCAAAGGCCTCCAAGGGCGGCACCAAGAAGAAGGCGGCTGCCAAGAAACCTGCTGCGAAGAAAACAGCAACCAAAAAGACGGCCACCAAGAAGACGACGGCAAAGTCATCCGCAAAGGCAAAGGTCGATGCGTCGTCCGAAGAGGTGCCCTGGGATGATGCGAGTTGA
- the rnr gene encoding ribonuclease R, which translates to MPSREDILAFVADNPGRAGKREIARHFGIIGGARIHLKKMLKDLTDDGLMEKRNKRMIRPGDLPPVFVANLIARDRDGELIATPVDWDDEAGTPPKILVLTGKTKATQPGLGDRALVRLTEAESGPETEHVARVIRVLEKRQGAILGILRKRDGTRPPYLEPIDRKQRELDIDPRDLKDSEDGDLVSVQVTRSGRYGHPVASVVERFGSMNSEKAVSEIALQSHGIPHVFPAAVEAQAESAKPVEKLGKREDWRQVPLITIDPPDAKDHDDAVYAEADEDPSNEGGYICYVAIADVAYYVTPGSPMDREANLRGNSVYFPDRVIPMLPERISNQLCSLREKEDKPALGVRMVFDKTGRKTGHTFHRVLMRSAAKLSYLQAQKAIDGTTDEKTETLLDGVLKPLWAAYAVLKRGREAREPLELDLPERKIKLKPDGTVDHVYVPERLDAHKLIEEFMIQANVAAAETLEQKKTPLLYRIHDASTPEKLESLKDFLSTINIKLPSSGGLRPSAFNGILAKVKDTPQANLVNEVVLRSQAQAEYAPQNIGHFGLNLRRYAHFTSPIRRYADLIVHRGLISALGLGKDGLPEGIETKLEAIGAEISAAERRAMLAERDTIDRLIALWMSDQIGASFQGRIAGVVKSGMFVRLTDTGADGFVPASTIGLDYYRYDEGSHALIGDKTGETYQLGDQVEVRLVEAAPFAGALTFELLSHGSIAGKRIRKAAPKVRRGPPKGGRGKASPKKQGRRRSS; encoded by the coding sequence ATGCCGTCACGCGAGGATATTCTCGCGTTTGTTGCAGATAACCCGGGGCGTGCGGGCAAGCGCGAGATTGCCCGTCATTTCGGTATTATAGGCGGGGCCCGCATCCATCTGAAAAAGATGTTGAAGGACCTGACCGACGACGGTCTGATGGAAAAGCGCAACAAGCGCATGATCCGTCCTGGCGATCTGCCGCCGGTTTTCGTGGCCAATCTCATTGCACGCGACCGGGACGGTGAGCTGATCGCGACCCCTGTCGACTGGGACGACGAGGCTGGCACTCCGCCGAAAATTCTGGTGCTGACCGGCAAGACCAAGGCGACGCAACCCGGCCTGGGTGACCGCGCACTCGTGCGCCTGACCGAAGCTGAGAGCGGCCCCGAAACAGAACATGTCGCTCGCGTCATCCGCGTTTTGGAAAAGCGTCAGGGTGCAATCCTCGGAATTCTGCGGAAGCGTGACGGCACCCGCCCGCCCTATCTCGAACCGATTGACCGCAAGCAGCGGGAACTCGACATCGATCCGCGTGACCTCAAGGACTCAGAGGACGGAGATCTTGTCAGCGTTCAGGTGACGCGCTCCGGCCGCTACGGCCATCCCGTCGCGTCGGTGGTTGAGCGCTTCGGCTCGATGAATTCGGAAAAGGCGGTTTCGGAGATCGCCCTGCAATCGCATGGCATTCCGCATGTCTTTCCGGCAGCTGTAGAAGCGCAGGCCGAGAGCGCAAAGCCGGTGGAGAAACTCGGCAAGCGCGAGGACTGGCGGCAGGTGCCGCTGATCACCATCGACCCGCCCGACGCAAAAGACCACGACGACGCCGTCTACGCCGAAGCGGACGAGGACCCTTCCAACGAAGGCGGCTATATTTGCTATGTGGCGATTGCGGATGTCGCATACTACGTCACCCCCGGCTCTCCGATGGACCGGGAAGCGAACCTGCGCGGCAACTCGGTCTATTTTCCCGACCGGGTGATCCCGATGCTGCCGGAGCGAATTTCCAACCAGCTCTGCTCGCTCCGGGAAAAGGAAGACAAGCCGGCGCTTGGCGTGCGGATGGTGTTCGACAAGACCGGACGCAAGACCGGCCACACCTTTCACAGGGTGCTGATGCGTTCGGCGGCAAAACTCTCCTATCTGCAGGCCCAGAAGGCGATTGACGGCACGACAGACGAGAAGACCGAAACCCTGCTCGACGGCGTCCTGAAGCCGCTATGGGCCGCTTACGCCGTGCTGAAGAGGGGACGTGAGGCGCGCGAACCGCTGGAACTCGATCTGCCGGAACGCAAGATCAAGCTGAAACCGGATGGAACTGTCGATCATGTCTATGTTCCGGAGCGTCTGGACGCCCACAAGCTGATCGAAGAATTCATGATCCAGGCGAACGTGGCAGCCGCCGAAACGCTGGAGCAGAAGAAAACGCCCCTGCTCTACCGGATCCACGATGCCTCGACCCCGGAAAAGCTGGAAAGCCTGAAAGACTTTCTGTCGACGATCAACATCAAGCTGCCGTCCTCCGGTGGTCTCCGCCCCTCCGCCTTCAACGGCATACTTGCCAAGGTGAAGGACACACCGCAGGCCAATCTCGTCAACGAGGTGGTCTTGCGCAGCCAGGCCCAGGCAGAATACGCCCCGCAGAACATCGGCCATTTCGGCTTGAACCTGCGGCGGTACGCGCATTTCACGTCACCGATCCGCCGGTATGCCGATCTGATCGTGCACCGTGGGCTGATATCCGCGCTCGGGCTTGGCAAGGATGGCTTGCCGGAAGGTATCGAGACGAAACTGGAGGCCATCGGCGCTGAAATCTCGGCCGCTGAACGGCGGGCAATGCTTGCCGAACGCGACACCATCGACCGTCTGATTGCCCTTTGGATGAGCGACCAGATCGGCGCGAGTTTTCAGGGCAGAATTGCAGGGGTGGTCAAGTCCGGCATGTTTGTTCGCCTGACCGACACAGGTGCCGACGGCTTCGTACCGGCCTCCACAATCGGCCTCGATTATTATCGCTATGACGAAGGGTCGCACGCCCTGATAGGTGACAAAACCGGCGAGACCTACCAACTTGGCGATCAAGTGGAGGTCCGGCTGGTGGAAGCAGCCCCCTTTGCCGGTGCACTGACATTCGAGCTGCTGAGCCACGGCAGCATTGCCGGCAAACGCATCCGGAAAGCCGCGCCAAAGGTGCGGCGCGGGCCGCCGAAGGGCGGACGCGGCAAGGCCTCACCGAAGAAACAGGGTCGAAGGAGATCTTCGTGA
- a CDS encoding DUF983 domain-containing protein, with translation MTVRYELHDKLETPDTASEKPRRNVLQAMLRGAGNRCMNCGKGKVFDGFLQPHYACSVCGEEFHHHRADDAPPYFTITIVGHIIVPGLLAVEVLWHPALWIHMSLWVPLTLILSLSLLRPIKGALIGLQWALYMHGFDPDAEDDTPPIPVPSERVT, from the coding sequence GTGACGGTCCGGTATGAACTGCACGACAAACTGGAAACGCCGGATACAGCATCCGAAAAACCGCGGCGCAACGTTCTTCAGGCCATGCTGCGCGGTGCCGGCAACCGGTGCATGAACTGCGGAAAAGGCAAGGTGTTCGATGGCTTCCTTCAGCCACACTATGCCTGCTCTGTCTGCGGCGAGGAGTTTCATCACCATCGCGCGGACGACGCCCCGCCCTATTTCACAATCACCATTGTCGGCCACATTATCGTTCCTGGCCTTCTGGCCGTGGAAGTGTTGTGGCATCCCGCGTTGTGGATCCATATGTCTCTCTGGGTACCGCTGACGCTGATCCTGTCGCTGTCGCTTCTGCGACCGATCAAAGGTGCGCTGATCGGTCTGCAGTGGGCGCTCTACATGCATGGTTTTGACCCGGATGCGGAAGACGACACGCCTCCCATTCCGGTGCCTTCCGAAAGGGTTACATGA
- a CDS encoding NUDIX hydrolase — protein MSGSFEKQLAKDEKAGNYPYIRPKDAATLLILDRDDRGSVKLLMGRRHMRHAFMPGKFVFPGGRVDVSDSRVTDVLPYHPDVEAKLTQDLKNAKSAARVRALALAAIRETYEEAGLFIGRLAHNNHLHLGTGFEAFAERGIQPDLSGLRMIARAITPPQRPRRFDTRFLAVWADAIADRLPDGTGPSGELEDCAWLTFEEARQKDLPMITNKILTDLEDRLAKDPELSPTTPVPYYFFRKGGFVKQEL, from the coding sequence ATGAGCGGTTCGTTCGAAAAGCAGCTGGCAAAAGACGAAAAAGCCGGAAACTATCCGTATATCCGTCCCAAGGATGCCGCAACGCTGCTCATTCTGGACCGCGACGATCGGGGTTCCGTGAAGCTGCTGATGGGCCGTCGTCACATGCGCCATGCCTTCATGCCGGGAAAATTCGTGTTCCCTGGTGGCCGAGTGGATGTCTCCGATTCCCGTGTGACCGACGTGCTTCCCTATCATCCGGACGTCGAGGCAAAGCTTACGCAGGACCTGAAGAACGCCAAGTCTGCCGCGCGCGTTCGTGCACTGGCCCTGGCCGCCATTCGGGAAACCTATGAAGAGGCCGGGCTGTTTATCGGCCGTCTGGCGCACAACAACCACCTGCACCTTGGTACCGGCTTCGAGGCATTTGCCGAGCGCGGCATACAGCCCGACCTGAGCGGCCTTCGGATGATTGCGAGGGCCATCACCCCACCGCAACGCCCGCGACGCTTCGACACCCGTTTTCTGGCCGTCTGGGCGGACGCCATTGCCGACAGGTTGCCCGATGGAACCGGCCCGTCCGGCGAACTGGAAGACTGTGCCTGGCTGACTTTCGAAGAGGCGAGGCAGAAGGATCTGCCGATGATCACCAACAAGATCCTGACCGACCTGGAAGACAGGCTGGCGAAAGACCCTGAGCTTTCACCGACGACGCCTGTCCCCTACTATTTCTTTCGCAAGGGCGGTTTCGTGAAGCAGGAGCTCTGA
- a CDS encoding AAA family ATPase, which yields MPFLIALSGLPGVGKSTIAKDLSGRLPAFLLRVDAVEAALKRSVLHIHPAEDAGYLALAAIAAGNLELGHNVVADTVNPVAESRQLWRETAQSTGATLLNVEIVCSDEREHRKRVESRETEIDGLTLPRWPEVRSHEYEPWTEPCLQLDSSSLSVDQSVDTITRALTALRQNG from the coding sequence ATGCCTTTCCTGATTGCCCTTTCCGGTTTACCCGGCGTCGGCAAGTCGACGATAGCAAAGGATCTGAGCGGGCGGCTGCCCGCATTTCTTTTGCGTGTGGATGCGGTTGAAGCTGCCCTCAAACGCAGTGTCTTGCACATTCATCCGGCTGAAGACGCGGGTTACCTCGCCCTTGCTGCTATCGCTGCCGGAAACCTGGAACTTGGTCACAACGTCGTTGCCGATACGGTCAACCCGGTTGCCGAATCCAGGCAATTGTGGAGGGAAACCGCTCAATCAACCGGCGCGACACTGCTGAATGTCGAGATTGTCTGCTCGGATGAGCGCGAACACCGCAAGCGCGTTGAAAGCAGGGAAACCGAGATTGACGGACTGACCCTGCCCCGGTGGCCTGAGGTACGAAGTCATGAATACGAACCGTGGACGGAACCATGTCTCCAGCTGGATAGTTCCAGCCTGAGCGTGGACCAATCGGTTGATACGATAACGAGGGCTTTGACAGCACTGCGGCAGAATGGCTGA
- the rpmG gene encoding 50S ribosomal protein L33 → MAKATTIKIKLLSTADTGFFYVTKKNSRTMTEKMVKKKYDPVAKKHVEFKETKIK, encoded by the coding sequence ATGGCCAAGGCGACAACAATCAAGATCAAGCTCCTCTCCACGGCTGACACCGGCTTCTTCTATGTCACCAAGAAGAACTCCCGTACGATGACCGAGAAGATGGTCAAAAAGAAATACGACCCGGTTGCCAAGAAGCACGTCGAGTTCAAGGAAACCAAGATCAAGTAA